Proteins found in one Triticum aestivum cultivar Chinese Spring chromosome 4D, IWGSC CS RefSeq v2.1, whole genome shotgun sequence genomic segment:
- the LOC123098101 gene encoding putative pentatricopeptide repeat-containing protein At3g49142 → MNLSQSLLLRPSPAGGQHGLLHLVDSCRAAAHLPTLRAVHARLLLLQHLPSSAVARVKLIQAYAACSALPAASAVLTSSPDRTTVFFNVLLRALTAASLHREALLLFASMRPQGPSCSPDHYTYPLALKSCAASGSLRLGVQIHASIARLGLDANLFVAHSAISMYARCGRPDDAYQVFDEMQHRDVVSWNAMISGFAHAGLFQRAVIIFRELVGLQCPQPDAGTMASILPAMGNAKAEDIAFVREVFDKMQFRGLISWNAMLSIYAINGLHVKAVELFMRMEKDAVEPDGMTLSTVLPCCGQVSAFSLGKRIHEIIKRKGMCPNMLLENALMDMYANCGCLNDAREVFDAMGSRDVVSWTSIISAYGVRGHGTEAINLFENMLGQGLQPDSIAFVAVLAACSHAGLLDVGKHYFDCMTSRYQITPKAEHYTCMVDLLGRAGCIREAYDFIMAMRMKPNERVWGALLGACRIHSNMDIGLLAADSLFRMVPDQTGYYVLLSNIYARTGRWADVTSVRSVMASKGIKKLPGASNVEIGDQVHTFHVGDRSHPQSEMIYKKLEELLGRIRGMGYNPGVEGTLHDVEEEEKEGHLSVHSEKLAIAFVLINTSPGTPIRITMNLRTCSDCHHAAKLISAITDREIILKDINRFHHIVQGVCSCGDYW, encoded by the coding sequence ATGAACCTGTCGCAGAGCCTCCTCCTGCGCCCGTCCCCGGCCGGCGGCCAGCACGGCCTCCTCCACCTGGTGGACTCCTGCCGTGCCGCCGCCCACCTGCCCACCCTCCGCGCCGTGCACGCGCGCCTACTGCTCCTCCAGCACCTCCCCTCCTCCGCCGTCGCCCGCGTCAAGCTCATCCAGGCCTACGCCGCCTGCtccgcgctccccgccgccagcGCCGTGCTCACCTCCTCCCCCGATCGCACCACCGTCTTCTTCAACGTCCTCCTCCGCGCGCTCACGGCCGCATCCCTCCACCGCGAGGCACTCCTCCTCTTCGCCTCTATGCGGCCGCAGGGCCCCTCCTGCTCCCCGGACCACTACACCTACCCGCTCGCTCTCAAATCCTGCGCAGCCTCGGGTAGCCTACGTCTGGGTGTCCAGATCCATGCGTCCATTGCCAGGCTCGGTCTCGACGCGAATCTCTTCGTGGCGCACTCGGCGATCAGCATGTATGCGCGGTGCGGCCGTCCGGACGATGCTtaccaggtgttcgatgaaatgcagcACCGGGATGTCGTCTCTTGGAACGCCATGATCTCTGGGTTCGCTCACGCAGGCTTGTTTCAGAGAGCCGTGATAATTTTCAGGGAGTTGGTGGGGCTGCAGTGTCCACAGCCTGATGCTGGGACCATGGCAAGCATCCTGCCCGCCATGGGTAATGCCAAGGCAGAGGACATCGCATTTGTGAGGGAAGTGTTTGATAAGATGCAGTTCAGAGGACTTATTTCTTGGAATGCTATGCTGTCTATATATGCTATCAATGGACTGCATGTTAAGGCTGTGGAGCTGTTCATGAGGATGGAGAAGGATGCGGTTGAGCCAGATGGGATGACATTATCAACTGTTCTTCCTTGTTGCGGACAGGTCTCAGCATTTTCACTGGGGAAACGAATCCATGAAATTATCAAGAGGAAAGGAATGTGCCCCAATATGTTGCTGGAAAATGCTCTCATGGACATGTACGCCAACTGTGGATGCTTGAACGATGCCAGGGAGGTATTTGATGCCATGGGTTCGCGGGATGTAGTATCATGGACTTCGATCATTTCTGCATACGGTGTGCGTGGTCATGGGACGGAAGCCATCAATCTGTTTGAGAACATGCTAGGACAGGGCCTGCAACCGGATTCTATTGCCTTTGTTGCTGTTCTTGCAGCGTGTAGCCATGCAGGCCTCTTGGATGTTGGAAAGCACTATTTTGATTGCATGACTAGTAGATATCAGataaccccaaaagcagagcactaTACATGTATGGTGGATCTTCTCGGGCGTGCTGGGTGTATAAGGGAGGCATATGATTTCATTATGGCGATGCGTATGAAGCCAAATGAAAGAGTCTGGGGAGCCTTATTAGGAGCTTGTCGGATTCACTCCAATATGGACATTGGGTTGTTGGCAGCAGACAGTTTGTTCAGAATGGTGCCCGACCAGACGGGATACTATGTGCTATTATCAAATATTTATGCTAGGACTGGACGATGGGCAGATGTTACCTCGGTGAGAAGTGTCATGGCAAGCAAAGGTATCAAGAAATTGCCTGGTGCTAGCAATGTTGAGATAGGAGATCAGGTTCACACATTTCATGTTGGTGATAGATCTCATCCACAATCAGAAATGATCTACAAAAAGTTGGAAGAGTTGTTAGGAAGGATCAGGGGAATGGGTTATAACCCAGGAGTCGAGGGTACACTTCATGATGTTGAAGAGGAAGAGAAGGAGGGCCATCTTTCAGTGCACAGTGAAAAATTGGCTATTGCGTTTGTTCTTATAAACACTAGTCCAGGGACACCCATTAGAATAACAATGAATCTCAGAACGTGTAGTGATTGCCATCATGCTGCAAAACTCATTTCAGCTATCACAGATAGAGAGATTATCCTTAAAGACATCAACAGGTTCCACCATATAGTACAAGGAGTGTGCTCATGTGGGGACTATTGGTAA